The genomic window GGGAGCTCCGGTCGCCGACGCCTCTGAGACTGTGCAGGTGATCGACTGCCGGGGCAAGATCGTGGCGCCCGGGTTCATCGATATTCACGTCCATTTTCGCGAACCCGGCTTCGAATACAAGGAGACCATCCAGACCGGGTGCAGGGCCGCCGTCCGGGGCGGTTTTACCGCCGTTTGCACCATGCCCAACACCGTTCCGGCCAACGACCGGCCCGAAGTCACCGCCTATATTTTGGACAAAGCCCGGGAAGCGGGTCTGGC from Deltaproteobacteria bacterium includes these protein-coding regions:
- a CDS encoding amidohydrolase family protein, coding for MQAIQHPSILASQPPEEAKGMDLLLEGGRVMDPDHLDGIADILIREGRIAAVHPQDPKTPAEGAPVADASETVQVIDCRGKIVAPGFIDIHVHFREPGFEYKETIQTGCRAAVRGGFTAVCTMPNTVPANDRPEVTAYILDKAREAGLA